In Allomuricauda ruestringensis DSM 13258, the following proteins share a genomic window:
- a CDS encoding AGE family epimerase/isomerase: MKYSTIYKDALLGDVLPFWEENSLDLLNGGYFTCLDQKGKVYDNDKFVWLQGRQVWLFSMLYNNLESRETWLGIARSGIEFLKKNARDEQGNFYFSLTCEGRPLIQPYNIFSDCFAAMAFAQYAKASGDHEAADIAKQTYRNILERRRDPKGIYEKSTGVRALKNFTLPMILSNLVLELEPVLQPDQVENTLDTCIDEVMGVFLKKDSGLIYENVNTDGTLNDSFEGRLINPGHGLEAMWFIADIGVRRENVALIRRAKETVLRLLDFGWDDRYGGIFYFMDAKGYPPQQLEHDQKLWWVHLEALVALAKVYQLTECPKIWAWYEKVHQYTWTHFPDPVHGEWFGYLNRQGRPNLTLKGGKWKGCFHVPRALYQCWKTFEKIENKNTV, translated from the coding sequence ATGAAATATTCAACTATTTATAAAGATGCACTTTTGGGAGATGTTCTTCCTTTTTGGGAGGAAAACTCGCTTGATTTGTTAAACGGGGGCTATTTTACCTGTCTCGATCAAAAAGGCAAGGTTTACGATAATGACAAATTCGTCTGGCTGCAAGGAAGACAGGTATGGCTTTTTTCCATGCTTTATAATAATTTGGAAAGCAGGGAGACGTGGTTGGGCATTGCCCGATCCGGAATAGAGTTCCTGAAAAAAAACGCTAGGGATGAGCAGGGAAATTTTTATTTTTCATTGACTTGTGAAGGTCGACCACTGATACAGCCCTACAATATTTTTTCAGATTGCTTTGCAGCCATGGCTTTTGCCCAATACGCCAAGGCTTCGGGGGACCATGAGGCAGCGGATATTGCCAAGCAGACGTACCGCAACATCTTGGAGAGGCGTAGAGATCCCAAGGGAATCTACGAAAAAAGTACCGGTGTAAGGGCATTAAAGAATTTTACCCTGCCCATGATCCTGTCCAATCTCGTTTTGGAGTTGGAACCCGTACTCCAACCCGATCAGGTGGAAAACACCCTGGATACCTGTATCGATGAAGTGATGGGAGTGTTCTTGAAAAAGGACTCTGGACTCATATATGAAAATGTCAATACCGATGGAACCTTGAATGACTCCTTTGAGGGACGCTTGATCAATCCCGGACATGGCCTGGAGGCGATGTGGTTCATAGCTGATATCGGAGTCCGTAGAGAGAATGTTGCATTGATTCGAAGAGCAAAGGAAACGGTATTGCGTCTTTTGGATTTTGGTTGGGACGACCGATATGGTGGAATTTTTTACTTTATGGATGCCAAGGGATATCCGCCGCAACAGTTGGAGCACGACCAAAAATTGTGGTGGGTGCATTTGGAGGCCTTGGTGGCCCTGGCCAAAGTGTACCAGCTTACCGAATGTCCAAAGATATGGGCATGGTATGAAAAGGTGCACCAATATACATGGACCCATTTCCCGGACCCGGTCCATGGTGAGTGGTTCGGCTATTTAAATAGGCAAGGTCGCCCTAATTTAACATTGAAAGGCGGTAAGTGGAAAGGATGTTTCCATGTTCCACGTGCCCTCTATCAATGCTGGAAAACATTTGAAAAAATAGAAAATAAAAATACAGTTTAA
- a CDS encoding FadR/GntR family transcriptional regulator, with amino-acid sequence MKQLKKLKPVDTLSLVDKVELSLLEFFKENELGPGDPIPKELDFAKSLGVSRTVVREALLRLRTLGLIESKKHRGMILKQPDIINNFERIMDPTLLGTETLKNLFELRLILEMGMADFLFEHKTTKELDELEAIVEEEEATSTGKVRFTLDKEVAFHGKLYQISKNDTLQRFQGLLLPVFEYVYLRDTENRDLDEYHYTKGTFVTHRMLLDNLKVGTPETFRNAMRRHLEPHFDHIFKYEKK; translated from the coding sequence ATGAAGCAGTTAAAGAAATTAAAGCCGGTCGACACCCTTTCCCTGGTAGATAAGGTCGAATTGAGCTTACTGGAGTTTTTTAAAGAAAATGAGTTGGGACCCGGTGACCCCATTCCCAAAGAATTGGATTTCGCCAAAAGTCTCGGTGTCAGCAGAACAGTGGTAAGGGAAGCTCTTTTACGGTTAAGGACCCTAGGACTTATCGAATCCAAAAAGCATAGGGGCATGATATTAAAACAGCCCGACATCATCAATAATTTCGAACGCATCATGGATCCCACCCTGTTGGGTACTGAAACCTTAAAAAATCTCTTTGAGCTTCGTTTGATATTGGAAATGGGCATGGCCGACTTTCTTTTTGAGCACAAAACAACCAAGGAACTTGATGAACTGGAGGCAATAGTCGAGGAAGAAGAAGCTACCAGTACAGGTAAAGTTCGATTTACATTGGACAAAGAAGTGGCCTTCCATGGCAAACTCTATCAAATTTCAAAGAACGATACTCTTCAACGGTTCCAAGGTCTTTTGCTACCCGTATTTGAATATGTTTACTTAAGGGATACCGAAAATCGCGATCTCGATGAATACCATTATACAAAAGGTACCTTTGTCACCCACAGAATGCTTTTGGACAATTTAAAGGTAGGTACTCCCGAAACTTTCAGGAATGCAATGAGACGCCATCTCGAACCTCATTTTGACCATATCTTTAAATACGAAAAAAAATAG
- a CDS encoding RagB/SusD family nutrient uptake outer membrane protein, with protein MKKYIYIITAILSFYACESELELDAPSELTTGGFWDSEEGARTAHTGLFASLRAEAGDLWLLGEIRSDVWGGRTYESPSNLSLIESSFTASTAPFGGWAGFYTQIHRVNDFLANVPNISFVNENDKKHLLGQAYGLRALYYYTLLKTWGDVPIILEPLTNVDPNGLSRERSPQNEVMDQIKKDIEASLSAFGSDSSFWEGNRNFWSKAATLALKGDVYIWSGNLLDGGNADFTEAKNALQQIGTMGVSLVSTIDDLWGVSNEGNSEFIFALQYQRDEASNIYNSFTGRTTEINPQFNASGESMSDFIIAGANRYGQSEKTILLLDDNADDRKDATFIRLYTDDNGGVGYPTYNEPTYFGSILNKFLGRMDGTERIFENDVPLYRYADVLLLLAEAKNHLGEDPSNEINQIRQRAYGTDYDPGIHAYVNGSQTDNANAILTERYKEFIAEGKRWWDLRRAGDSYVIENVGFLNPGDEYKLLLPISDDMIGRNPLLDQTLGW; from the coding sequence ATGAAAAAGTATATCTATATTATAACGGCAATTTTAAGCTTCTATGCCTGTGAAAGCGAATTGGAGCTGGATGCACCAAGTGAACTGACTACAGGAGGATTTTGGGATTCTGAGGAAGGTGCCCGAACGGCCCATACAGGGCTGTTCGCAAGCTTGCGAGCTGAAGCGGGCGACTTATGGCTTCTTGGTGAAATACGTAGTGATGTATGGGGCGGGCGAACCTATGAGTCCCCCTCAAACCTTTCTTTAATTGAATCCAGTTTTACGGCATCCACTGCTCCCTTTGGTGGATGGGCTGGATTTTATACCCAAATACATCGGGTGAACGACTTCTTGGCCAATGTGCCCAACATATCGTTTGTCAATGAAAATGATAAGAAGCATTTGTTGGGACAGGCTTATGGATTAAGGGCATTGTACTATTATACCTTGTTGAAAACTTGGGGCGATGTACCCATTATTTTGGAGCCTTTGACAAATGTCGACCCCAATGGTTTGAGCAGGGAAAGATCTCCACAGAACGAGGTGATGGATCAGATAAAAAAGGACATCGAAGCCTCTTTGTCGGCCTTTGGTTCGGACAGTTCATTCTGGGAAGGCAATAGAAACTTCTGGAGCAAAGCTGCGACCTTAGCACTTAAGGGAGATGTGTATATCTGGTCCGGTAATTTATTGGATGGCGGCAATGCTGACTTTACTGAGGCTAAAAATGCCCTGCAACAGATTGGAACCATGGGTGTAAGCTTGGTATCAACTATCGATGATTTATGGGGGGTGTCCAACGAGGGCAACAGTGAATTTATTTTTGCACTACAGTATCAAAGGGACGAAGCTTCCAATATCTATAATAGTTTTACAGGCCGAACAACGGAAATCAATCCCCAATTCAACGCTTCGGGCGAATCGATGAGTGATTTTATCATTGCTGGGGCCAATAGGTATGGGCAATCCGAAAAAACCATTCTGCTTTTGGACGACAACGCGGACGATAGAAAGGACGCCACTTTTATAAGGTTGTATACCGATGATAATGGCGGTGTTGGATACCCCACCTATAATGAACCGACCTATTTCGGTTCCATATTGAACAAGTTTTTGGGTAGAATGGATGGCACCGAACGCATCTTTGAGAACGACGTTCCCTTGTATAGGTATGCCGATGTGCTATTGCTGTTGGCCGAGGCAAAAAACCATCTGGGCGAAGATCCCTCGAATGAGATCAACCAGATACGTCAAAGGGCTTATGGTACGGATTATGACCCGGGTATCCATGCCTATGTGAATGGTAGCCAGACCGATAATGCCAATGCAATCCTAACCGAACGATATAAAGAATTTATCGCAGAGGGGAAACGTTGGTGGGACCTAAGACGTGCAGGTGATAGTTATGTCATTGAGAACGTTGGTTTTCTTAACCCTGGAGACGAGTATAAGCTATTGTTGCCGATTTCGGATGACATGATCGGCAGGAATCCATTGTTGGACCAAACCCTGGGTTGGTAA
- a CDS encoding SusC/RagA family TonB-linked outer membrane protein, which yields MKLSKYAEQNAASGLLKILGMNRTLILFFLLMLLNVATVTVYAQAAQITGVITDEQGVPLPGATVLVKGTANGAQSDFDGNYSIEANIGDTLIFSYIGFTPQEEVVSNQTIINVTLGQSTAVLDEVVVTGYGSQSRSTLTSSVSKLDTKVLESATRSNPATALQGTVAGLRVTNTSGQPGSTPQVVLRGGTNFSGNDAPLILVDGVPSSFYALNSDDIESMEVLKDAAATAIYGARSANGVILITTKKGKAGRSSINYKYRYSINSERNDQQYLGAADHINYNRQSIAWFREATNNPGAFGAFLDGNQSAGTGNNATNDPFTTQLLTAGNQYLLNQPGWQSIPDILNPGQQIIFYDNKDVGDRIYQNSESKDHYLSFDGGNEKGTYYLGLGLLDNQGLILGSGFKRYSGKFSGSYKVTNNVEVNSNILYSHSNLNLSPLGSEDTVFRRFQGQASTSRTYDSNPDGTFSDQYAVGQNQGFGNPLYYQDKFVRKNLEQRLQLSVGLDWDIINDLTFSLSGSHFAINNHNESFNRAFRTGSTEGPLRTAREASVGLDRVLRNQITGTLNYTKRFGLHNVNALIGAEYFKDNFFETSAGTRNSPTDLIETLNAGAEANGIPYSFETEYVITSTFGRLLYDYDNRYLVGFTFRNDGSSRLGNNKYGFFPGVSLGWNAHNENFFQDSGLDKTITKFKPRLSYGVNGNQDVLSNYGVYGSYGSQGVYNGQTGYANTSLATLDLKWEKATTFNIGLDVALFDNRLSLIADAYTRDIKDKLASLTLPYYTGFSGILTNNGTYRNRGFELQVNGDILRKEDFTWSMGATFTRNRNYVVALPENDNELNRQGGSLIWNPETGQEEWVGGLQEGQRFGGDLVVAFEQEKIYANQAEADADNSITDEYAPAASRNQRWAGDVKWVDQNGDGVINNLDRKVIGRTTPDLVGGFNTSLTYKNFSLFVQTDFATGHLVWNHIRNKGYAQTQGNLAQPVEVLDSWTPNNTDTEWPRFVFVNGTKNVWRGNESVASLQTEGNEQFWEKGDYLALREVTLRYSFPSEYFNDVIKRLSVNVTGSNLHYFKSMSGDTPEVGGVQYGEFPVPKTITIGLNVTF from the coding sequence ATGAAACTCTCAAAGTATGCAGAACAAAATGCAGCGTCGGGTCTACTGAAGATTCTGGGAATGAATAGGACATTGATTCTTTTCTTTCTTCTAATGCTGCTGAATGTAGCTACGGTAACGGTGTATGCTCAGGCCGCCCAGATTACAGGGGTCATTACCGATGAACAAGGTGTGCCACTTCCGGGTGCGACCGTTTTGGTCAAGGGTACTGCCAATGGTGCGCAATCCGATTTTGATGGAAATTATTCCATTGAAGCTAATATCGGCGATACCTTGATCTTCAGTTATATTGGATTCACGCCCCAAGAAGAGGTCGTGTCCAATCAAACGATTATTAATGTGACCTTGGGCCAAAGCACAGCGGTGTTGGATGAAGTTGTAGTGACAGGCTATGGAAGTCAGTCCCGGTCCACCCTAACCTCCTCGGTATCAAAACTGGACACCAAAGTATTGGAAAGTGCAACCAGATCCAATCCTGCGACGGCATTGCAGGGTACTGTTGCGGGGCTTAGGGTCACCAATACATCTGGTCAACCAGGCTCCACACCACAGGTTGTATTGCGTGGGGGTACCAATTTTAGTGGAAATGATGCACCCTTGATTTTGGTGGATGGAGTGCCCAGTTCTTTTTATGCATTGAATTCCGACGATATTGAATCAATGGAGGTTCTAAAGGATGCCGCTGCAACTGCCATTTATGGGGCTAGGTCAGCCAACGGGGTAATCTTGATCACAACCAAAAAGGGTAAGGCAGGTAGGTCTTCCATCAATTACAAGTACCGATACAGTATCAATAGTGAGCGTAATGACCAGCAATATCTTGGAGCGGCAGATCACATCAATTATAACAGGCAATCCATTGCGTGGTTCAGGGAGGCTACCAATAATCCAGGGGCTTTTGGTGCATTCTTGGATGGTAACCAAAGCGCGGGGACCGGTAACAATGCAACAAATGACCCGTTTACTACGCAGCTTTTAACTGCGGGCAACCAGTATTTGCTGAATCAGCCAGGATGGCAGTCCATTCCGGATATTTTAAATCCCGGTCAACAGATCATATTTTATGACAATAAGGATGTGGGAGATCGTATTTATCAGAACAGTGAATCCAAGGATCATTATCTTTCTTTTGATGGGGGTAATGAAAAAGGCACCTATTATCTTGGTCTTGGTCTATTGGATAACCAAGGACTTATTTTGGGTTCAGGGTTTAAACGATACTCAGGTAAGTTTAGCGGTTCGTACAAGGTTACGAACAATGTTGAGGTAAATTCCAATATTTTGTATTCACATTCCAATTTAAACCTTAGTCCTTTGGGAAGTGAAGATACCGTATTTAGGAGGTTTCAAGGGCAGGCCTCTACTTCAAGGACCTATGATAGCAATCCTGACGGAACATTTTCCGATCAGTATGCGGTGGGCCAAAACCAAGGATTTGGTAATCCACTATATTATCAAGATAAGTTTGTGAGAAAAAACTTGGAGCAGCGTCTTCAGCTTTCGGTAGGTCTGGATTGGGATATCATTAATGACCTGACCTTTTCCTTGAGCGGCAGTCATTTTGCAATCAACAATCATAATGAGAGCTTTAACCGGGCCTTTAGGACAGGAAGTACCGAGGGGCCATTGCGTACGGCAAGGGAAGCATCGGTTGGTTTGGACAGGGTTTTGAGAAATCAAATTACCGGAACTTTGAATTACACAAAAAGATTTGGTCTTCACAATGTAAATGCCTTAATCGGTGCTGAATACTTTAAGGATAACTTTTTTGAGACATCTGCAGGAACACGAAACTCCCCAACGGATTTGATCGAGACGCTCAATGCCGGGGCGGAAGCCAATGGGATACCTTATAGCTTTGAAACAGAATACGTCATCACCTCGACCTTTGGAAGGTTGTTATACGATTACGACAATAGGTATTTGGTCGGTTTTACTTTCAGAAATGACGGTTCTTCAAGATTGGGGAACAATAAATATGGGTTCTTCCCAGGGGTTTCTCTTGGTTGGAATGCGCATAATGAAAACTTTTTCCAAGATTCTGGATTGGACAAGACCATTACCAAGTTCAAACCAAGACTGAGTTACGGGGTAAATGGTAACCAAGATGTATTGAGCAATTACGGGGTCTACGGTTCATATGGTTCCCAAGGGGTGTACAATGGCCAGACCGGATATGCCAATACAAGCTTGGCTACCCTTGATTTGAAATGGGAAAAAGCCACTACTTTCAATATCGGTTTGGATGTTGCCTTGTTTGATAATAGATTATCACTTATCGCGGATGCATATACTAGGGATATCAAGGACAAATTAGCAAGTCTGACATTGCCATACTACACTGGATTTAGTGGAATACTGACCAACAATGGTACCTACCGGAACAGGGGCTTTGAGCTTCAGGTCAATGGTGATATCCTTAGAAAGGAAGACTTCACGTGGAGTATGGGCGCTACTTTTACTAGGAATAGAAATTATGTGGTGGCCCTGCCCGAAAACGACAATGAACTCAATAGGCAGGGGGGGAGTTTGATCTGGAACCCAGAAACCGGCCAGGAAGAGTGGGTCGGTGGATTACAGGAAGGACAACGTTTTGGGGGCGATCTTGTGGTGGCTTTCGAACAAGAGAAAATCTATGCCAATCAGGCAGAAGCCGATGCGGATAATTCCATTACAGATGAGTATGCACCTGCAGCAAGTAGAAACCAAAGATGGGCAGGTGATGTAAAATGGGTCGATCAAAACGGAGATGGGGTCATCAATAATCTGGACAGGAAAGTAATCGGTCGAACGACTCCGGATCTTGTTGGTGGTTTCAATACTAGCCTTACCTATAAAAACTTCAGCTTGTTTGTACAAACTGATTTTGCCACTGGGCATTTGGTTTGGAACCACATTAGGAACAAGGGGTATGCACAGACACAGGGTAATTTGGCGCAGCCTGTTGAGGTCCTTGATTCATGGACCCCAAACAATACGGATACCGAGTGGCCGCGATTTGTATTCGTGAACGGAACCAAGAACGTATGGAGGGGCAACGAGAGTGTTGCCAGCCTGCAGACAGAAGGGAACGAACAGTTTTGGGAAAAAGGTGATTACCTGGCTCTAAGGGAAGTAACGCTTCGCTATAGTTTTCCATCGGAATATTTTAATGATGTTATCAAGAGATTGAGTGTTAATGTCACTGGATCGAACTTGCATTATTTTAAAAGTATGAGCGGTGATACGCCCGAAGTTGGCGGGGTGCAGTATGGAGAATTTCCTGTTCCGAAGACGATTACCATCGGACTTAACGTAACATTTTAA
- a CDS encoding dihydrodipicolinate synthase family protein yields the protein MKGIIAATYAPMDQNGLLNTDIIEGYGSFLVANKVSGAFVNGSTGDFTALSSIERKELIEVWSQQRSEGLFLINHVGHNNLKEAVELAAHSADMVDATAALPPFYFRPKTLDDLVFYCKQIAQAAPGIPFYYYHIPILTKVSLPMLGFIEKAKEQIPNFAGIKYTEDNLSDFKQCVHKGDGSLDMFFGIDEKYIDSIRVGAQGWVGSTYNHLAPLYHEVARQVDQDRWDAARKLQGKAIHFVQVLEALGGYHGGGKSFMRYFGLDMGPSRFPHKTFNDSLLSQAIRSFEKEGLSGYLAKPFHGDSVV from the coding sequence ATGAAAGGAATTATAGCAGCAACCTATGCGCCGATGGATCAGAACGGGTTGCTTAACACGGATATTATCGAGGGTTATGGCAGCTTTTTGGTAGCGAACAAGGTATCGGGAGCATTTGTCAACGGGTCTACAGGGGACTTTACGGCCTTGAGTTCAATAGAACGAAAAGAATTGATAGAGGTTTGGTCGCAACAAAGGTCGGAAGGCCTTTTTTTGATTAACCATGTTGGCCATAACAATCTTAAGGAAGCAGTGGAACTTGCCGCCCACAGTGCGGATATGGTGGATGCCACGGCTGCTTTGCCCCCATTTTATTTTCGTCCAAAAACATTGGATGATTTGGTGTTTTATTGCAAACAAATTGCTCAGGCTGCACCCGGTATTCCTTTTTATTATTACCATATTCCTATACTTACTAAGGTCAGTTTGCCCATGTTGGGTTTTATAGAAAAGGCCAAAGAACAGATTCCAAACTTTGCAGGCATTAAGTACACAGAAGATAATCTGTCCGATTTCAAGCAGTGTGTCCACAAGGGTGATGGCTCCTTGGATATGTTCTTTGGAATCGATGAAAAATACATTGATAGTATAAGGGTGGGTGCCCAAGGATGGGTGGGGAGTACATATAATCATTTGGCCCCCCTTTACCATGAAGTCGCAAGACAGGTAGACCAAGATAGATGGGACGCTGCCAGGAAACTTCAAGGCAAGGCGATACATTTTGTCCAGGTATTGGAGGCTTTGGGAGGATATCACGGCGGTGGCAAAAGCTTTATGCGATATTTTGGATTGGATATGGGGCCAAGCCGTTTTCCACACAAGACATTCAATGATAGCTTATTGAGCCAAGCGATCCGATCCTTTGAAAAGGAAGGGCTTTCCGGTTATCTGGCGAAGCCATTTCACGGGGATTCTGTAGTTTAG
- a CDS encoding HPP family protein, translated as MIRKKIKRTYRVGKYIFYKETVVDYRETFWSFVSSFLGMALIGYVQSLYLLPLENVFLIGSFGATCVLIYGTVHSPLAQPRNLIGGHLISALIGVTVYKVTPEPIWVSAPLAVSLSIIAMQYTKTLHPPGGATALIAVIGTQHVRSLGYLYVLFPVLSGVLILFVVAIICNNMTRQRKYPSNINFSNRAKDIGPPLKKTFKKIQRNL; from the coding sequence ATGATCCGTAAAAAGATAAAACGTACCTATAGAGTCGGTAAATACATTTTTTACAAGGAGACTGTGGTAGATTACCGGGAAACCTTTTGGTCCTTTGTAAGCTCATTTCTTGGAATGGCCTTGATCGGTTATGTACAGAGCCTGTACTTATTGCCGCTTGAAAATGTTTTCCTGATCGGTTCGTTCGGCGCTACCTGTGTATTGATATATGGAACAGTCCATAGCCCTCTTGCACAACCTAGAAATTTGATCGGTGGGCACCTTATATCGGCATTGATAGGGGTAACCGTGTACAAAGTGACGCCCGAGCCTATCTGGGTCAGCGCTCCATTGGCCGTTTCCCTATCCATCATCGCAATGCAGTACACCAAGACCCTGCACCCTCCGGGAGGGGCCACTGCGCTGATCGCTGTAATCGGAACGCAACATGTCAGGTCGCTCGGCTATCTCTATGTATTGTTTCCCGTACTGTCCGGAGTGCTTATTCTATTTGTCGTAGCTATCATATGCAACAATATGACCCGCCAAAGAAAATATCCGTCGAACATCAATTTTTCAAACAGGGCCAAAGACATTGGCCCGCCCCTAAAAAAAACCTTCAAAAAAATACAAAGGAATCTGTAA
- a CDS encoding helix-turn-helix domain-containing protein encodes MSLKHTVAILLYLAIMPIYCQEESSNRLEPYFKGIKEMVDNHSFLSQETLLESHARSKGEYRVDACLDLFIHYIFKSTELAKKYNDEAYGLATDLGYDRGYLRASLNQAFIFFVHGEFDNALDIINQVESNDKCTLFSKIEADSETLRSYIYTERGEYDLAYETALNLLEKGEELNDQYSLMRAYSAISHFYLRLGDYEKALDNCLKGLGHILELKEARFIFPKVDEIARMTHKLEGSKKAREIYDFYLELESSVDAPGNYIQSAVYMNIAAIYLEELELEKAEEFLERAMVLIDSNNYRFRKPRAHVLMAALSLHKGDSLSAIIDYNKAYQSAKKIKAFDVVKEVSKSLSTINKSMGNSEEAVYFSNLHLSLKDSLFTIESEQRLRILEASRRISQISRQKEILELKSKSQEERYRFLTIILVILLVSGIFATLSYFKLKRKNKLLYYRTRELAVEKLNQKKKFTIGKENKSNEQIAKPIPDKDYLDEDIKEIILTKLDRLEEETFFLDPKCNLRSLADLLQTNQKYLSQVINHEKKSNFNNYINGLRINHLLNRLLEDKEYRKNKLSYIATSSGFNNLNTFYSAFKKRLGILPSYFIEKLNKEEL; translated from the coding sequence ATGTCATTAAAACACACAGTGGCCATATTGCTGTATTTGGCCATTATGCCAATATATTGCCAAGAAGAATCTTCTAATAGACTTGAGCCTTATTTTAAGGGTATAAAAGAAATGGTGGATAATCATAGTTTTCTTAGCCAAGAAACTCTACTGGAAAGCCACGCCCGATCAAAGGGAGAATATAGAGTGGACGCTTGTCTGGATTTGTTCATTCACTATATTTTTAAATCAACCGAACTTGCCAAAAAGTACAATGACGAAGCATATGGGCTTGCAACCGATTTGGGCTATGATAGAGGATATTTGAGAGCCTCCTTGAATCAAGCGTTCATATTTTTCGTTCATGGTGAATTTGATAATGCATTGGACATTATCAATCAGGTGGAATCAAATGATAAATGTACATTGTTCAGTAAGATAGAGGCTGATAGCGAAACACTCAGGTCGTATATCTATACTGAAAGAGGTGAGTATGATTTGGCGTATGAAACTGCCTTGAATTTGCTGGAAAAAGGGGAGGAACTAAATGATCAATACAGTTTGATGCGGGCATATTCTGCAATTTCTCATTTCTATTTAAGATTGGGAGATTATGAAAAAGCACTTGACAATTGCTTAAAGGGACTTGGCCATATATTGGAGTTGAAAGAAGCCAGGTTTATTTTCCCAAAAGTTGATGAAATAGCCAGAATGACCCATAAACTTGAAGGGAGTAAAAAAGCCCGCGAAATCTATGATTTTTATCTGGAGTTGGAAAGTTCTGTAGATGCCCCGGGCAATTATATTCAAAGTGCCGTGTACATGAACATAGCTGCCATTTATTTGGAAGAATTAGAGTTGGAAAAAGCAGAGGAATTTTTGGAGAGGGCAATGGTATTGATCGATTCTAACAACTATAGATTTAGAAAGCCGAGAGCACATGTTTTAATGGCTGCTCTAAGTTTGCATAAAGGTGATAGTCTAAGTGCCATAATTGATTATAATAAGGCCTATCAGTCAGCAAAGAAAATTAAAGCATTTGATGTTGTTAAGGAAGTAAGCAAATCATTGTCTACAATAAACAAGTCAATGGGCAATTCGGAAGAAGCGGTTTATTTCTCCAATTTGCATTTATCCTTAAAGGATTCTCTTTTTACCATCGAATCCGAACAGCGATTAAGGATATTGGAGGCTAGTAGGCGAATTTCACAAATATCAAGACAAAAGGAAATTTTGGAACTTAAATCCAAGTCGCAAGAAGAACGATATCGTTTCCTAACCATAATATTGGTTATTCTCTTGGTTTCCGGAATTTTTGCAACACTTTCATACTTTAAGTTAAAAAGGAAAAATAAGCTATTATATTATAGAACACGGGAACTGGCCGTTGAAAAACTTAATCAAAAAAAGAAGTTTACCATCGGGAAGGAAAATAAATCCAATGAACAAATTGCCAAACCTATTCCCGACAAGGATTATCTGGATGAGGATATAAAGGAAATAATACTTACCAAACTCGATAGGTTGGAAGAAGAAACTTTTTTTCTTGACCCTAAATGTAATCTGCGTAGTTTGGCAGATTTATTGCAAACAAATCAGAAATACCTTTCTCAGGTAATTAACCATGAAAAAAAGTCCAATTTTAATAATTATATAAATGGACTTAGGATAAATCATCTTTTAAATAGATTATTGGAAGACAAAGAGTACCGTAAAAATAAGTTATCCTATATTGCAACTTCAAGCGGATTTAACAACCTTAACACATTTTATTCTGCCTTTAAAAAACGTTTGGGAATCTTGCCCTCTTATTTTATAGAAAAACTCAATAAGGAAGAGCTTTGA